AATTGTTATACTGGTTCACGGCGAAAAAAAAGGAATTGACTGGATGGAAAAAGAGTTGTTAAACCATTTTCCATCCATCAATATCATAAAACCAAAAATTGGTGAGAATTATCCGATCAAGATAATAGAACACGGATAAACGCGGAATAGAGTGTTAAACACAGATTTATTATTCGTATCAATCCGTCGCCTCAGTGTGAATCCGTGGTCTATTTAATTAGAACTTCTCATATTTTTCTTTAGCAACTCCACACACCGGACATTTATCAGGTGCATCTCCGATAACAGTATGACCGCATACAGGACAAACATATACATCGGCTTCAGAAATATCTTTACCCTGTAAAACAAGCTCCTTCGCTTTCAAGTACATTTCTTCGTGAATTTTTTCTGCTTCCAACGCATAATGAAACGATTTTATTGCTCCTTTTTCGTCTTGCAATTTAGCAACAGCATCGAATACAGGATACATTTCGGAAACTTCAAAATTCTCGCCGCCTGCAGCATCCGTCAAATTTGCAGCCGTGTTGTTAATTTTTTCCAACAACCGTAAATGATTAGTAGCGTGAACTTTTTCGGCGTAAGCTATCGCCCGAAACAATTTTGCAATTTGCGGAAATCCTTCTCTCTCTGCTTTTTCAGAATAGATAAGATATTTCATATGTGCTTGACTTTCGCCGGCAAATGCCGCCTCAAGATTTGATTTAGTTGTGTGTTTCATATTTCTCTCCTTTTAATTTTATGTTTGTTATTTAAAATCTATTCTCACTTCCTATCAAAAAACGGATTCTTCGGACTTACGCTTAATGGAATTCCGAATACAATCTTCACATCATCGCCTAACAATCTAATATCTACGACAGCTTTTCCCACCGAATACATAACTCGATTGTCGATTCTATGATTTGCGGCAACACTCACAGCCGACCCGATTGCAATTCCTAAATCATTCGTGTTGAATATGCAGGGAACATCTGGCTGCTTATTTTTTTCGTTACAGTTTGGGAAACCGCACAAGTCGCAAGGTTGAACGTTGATACTTTTAATTCGTGTACCAATTAATAATAAATAATCGGCGTTTAGAATATTGTTAGCATCTCTCAAGAAAAACGAAGACGATTCTTGCCGGCTTGCAATATTTTTCATCGCTTCAGAGATTTTTTCGATTTCCTTTTTATCGGCAATTGCGATTACTAAATTGTCGATGCCCCTAGCTTTAGGTGCGGTTCTTGCTGTCGCAGCCATTTGCTTTGCGACATTGTAGATAGTTTCTGTTCTAATATTTTCTTCGATAATTAATGACATAGTTACTCCGATTTATTTTGACTTGAAATTAATAAAGTAAAATGAGAATTACAACCCAAAGAATGCACAACTTACACAAATAACAGTCCGCATATATCAGTCTAATCCGTGTGAATCCGTGTTCTATATTCATTTAATATAGTTTCTGTAATTGAAAAATATTTGTAAATAATTTCGTTTACTCTCTTCACCATAATGACTTCTGCCAACGAATTCGTTAAAAATACCTCATCGCATCTATCAAATTCTGAAACATCTAAAGTCTTCTCTTCGATACTAATATTTAGTTCCTTACAAATCTCAAAAATAATTTTCCGAGTTATTCCCGGTAATACTCCACAATGAAGCGATGGAGTGAAGACAACTCCATCTCTAACAAAAAAAACATTCGTGCGTGTTCCTTCGAGTATATGGTTTTCATTATCTATAAAGATTGCTTCATCGTATCCTCGCGATTTTGCTTCACGATATACTTGATTGTTATAAAAATAGTTAGTCGTTTTGTGCATCAGCAATTGAACACCGTGTGGAAGTTTTTCTCCCGAGATCATAACAGATGCATATTCAGGGAAAGTGGGCTGATATTCAGTTGCCTCAATCAAAACTATTTGTTCATCGGTATTAATGTGTTTGCTTACCGTAATTCGTAAACGTGCGGAACTCAATTTATTAATTTTTAATAACTCTGAAATTGCATCCGTAATTTGATTATCATTTATTATCTTAAAACCAAACAATGGAAGTGAATTGTTCATCCTTTGTAAGTGGTCAGAAAGTCGGAAAGGAACACCGTTGTAACTTCGAAGAGTTTCAAAAATCCCTTCGCCATACAAAAAAGCCGAGTTAAACGGAGATATTTTTTCAGATTCTTTTTCTAAAAATTTACCGTTTAGGTAAACCTTCATTTTACCTCCACGCCAAGTGCTTTAAACATCGCCGCACCTTTATGCAAAGTTTCCTGATATTCTTTCTCGGGGTCGCTGTCGGCTACTATTCCACCTCCAACTCCAACGGTAACTTTACCCTTTTCCCAAGTCATAGTACGAATAGCAATATTAAATTTTGCAGATTCATTAAAACCTATATATCCGATCGCACCTGTGTAAATCCCTCGTCTGTTTTTCTCAAGTTCATCGATAATCTGCATCGCCCGGATTTTTGGTGCCCCTGTTATCGAACCGCCGGGAAATGCCGACACAATTAAATCGAAAACATCACAATCATTACGCAACTCTCCGCAAATATTTGCAACAAGATGATGCACACTTGCATAAGTTTCAACCATCTTCAAATCAGAAACATTAACACTTCCGGGTTTGCAAACTCTGTTTAAATCGTTCCTTTCCAAATCTACAATCATCAAAAGCTCGGCATTGTCTTTCGGACTGTTGAACAACTCTCGTTTTAATTTTTCATCTTCTTCGGGAGTTTTTCCACGCCGAATAGTCCCTTTAATCGGTCGAGTTTCAACATTTTTTCTTTGAACATCAATAAATAATTCAGGTGAGGAACTCAGCACCCAATCATTTTCACCGACACACATCAGAGCCGAAAACGGGGCGGGATTCAATTCCCGCAATCGCTCATATACAGCCAACGGAGGAAGGTTTATCTCTCCCGAAAATTGCTGTGAAAAATTTACCTGATAGATGTCGCCTGCGGCAATATATTCTTTTACTCTTTTCACCGCAGAGAGATAATCATTGTGTGATATATTCGAATGTATATTATTTTTCTTGATAGGAATTTCAACAAACGGTTGAGAATAATTTTCAAATTTATTTTTTATTGAGACTAAAATATTTTCTGCTGCTTTTTTTATATCCCCAACGCCCGAAATTCTCCATTCTTTTTTATAATGATCGTAATTTAATCCCCACTCGTAAACGCCAAAAAAAAAATCAGGTAGTAATGTTGAATGGGGTTTTGTCAGTCTCACATTCTCGAATGAACATCCGAAATCATAACTAAAGTATCCTACGAGCCCACCTGAAAAATCTTCAACATCTTCATTAATTTTGTATTGATTCAAAATAGATTTTAAATATTCAAGTGGCTCTTCTGTAATTTTATTTCTGCCCCCCCCCTTATAATTGAACAATTCTCCATTTTCAAAACTGATTATAGCAATCGGATCTGTAACGATGATTGACTTTCTGCTCAAGTCAGGATGCTGCATAGTGCTTTCCAAGAGAATCGTTCCGCTTTTGTGATGCAGTTTCTTAAACAATTCGAAGGGAGTAATATTTATTTCGAATAATTCCATTTATATCGATTTTAATATAGGAAAGGTTAAAAACATTTACAATCTGCGATATATTTTAACAGCATTTCTGATATTTTCTTCGACGGTTATGTTGACCCTACAACTCCAGAAAATAAAGTACTGAACGCAAAAGCGGACGATGTGATTAAACTTAGCGATACGACTGAAGAAATAAAAGTTGCCTGCGAGGTCCAGTCGTTCAGATTAAGTTCCCACTCAAACCGCGAAGAATTAATTGATGTTGTAAAGCGATTAAAACCGAAAACGGTAATATTAGTCCACGGTGAAAAAGATGGATACGATTGGATGGGAAAAGAAATACTGACTCGATTCCCTAAGATGCGTGTTATTTTACCGGAGGTTGGAAAAGAATACAACATTGGAAGGTGACTTTTTAAAATTACTTACCACGAAATGCACTTTTAATCACAGTAAAATTTATAGGATATAACTCGTCCGGCACAACGTAAGCGTCCACTATTTCATCTAATCTCTTTTACGATAAATTGCATTTTAATGTTTTTAAATAATGTTTTCTCTTTATTGGTTTCAAAGTCTACTAACTTTACATAAAAAGAATATTTATCATTCGAGTAGGTAACTGTTGCCCCAATTCCCGATGTTGGGAAAAAAATATATTCACTTTCAATTACAAAACTAACTGAGCAAAAATCGCATAACCAAGTTTCACCATGGAATAAAATCCCTGTACCATCACCATACGGAAATTGTTTAATATTCTCTTGTGGGGTTAGAGTAA
The Bacteroidota bacterium DNA segment above includes these coding regions:
- a CDS encoding rubrerythrin family protein — translated: MKHTTKSNLEAAFAGESQAHMKYLIYSEKAEREGFPQIAKLFRAIAYAEKVHATNHLRLLEKINNTAANLTDAAGGENFEVSEMYPVFDAVAKLQDEKGAIKSFHYALEAEKIHEEMYLKAKELVLQGKDISEADVYVCPVCGHTVIGDAPDKCPVCGVAKEKYEKF
- a CDS encoding DUF2148 domain-containing protein gives rise to the protein MSLIIEENIRTETIYNVAKQMAATARTAPKARGIDNLVIAIADKKEIEKISEAMKNIASRQESSSFFLRDANNILNADYLLLIGTRIKSINVQPCDLCGFPNCNEKNKQPDVPCIFNTNDLGIAIGSAVSVAANHRIDNRVMYSVGKAVVDIRLLGDDVKIVFGIPLSVSPKNPFFDRK
- a CDS encoding aminotransferase class IV, with the protein product MKVYLNGKFLEKESEKISPFNSAFLYGEGIFETLRSYNGVPFRLSDHLQRMNNSLPLFGFKIINDNQITDAISELLKINKLSSARLRITVSKHINTDEQIVLIEATEYQPTFPEYASVMISGEKLPHGVQLLMHKTTNYFYNNQVYREAKSRGYDEAIFIDNENHILEGTRTNVFFVRDGVVFTPSLHCGVLPGITRKIIFEICKELNISIEEKTLDVSEFDRCDEVFLTNSLAEVIMVKRVNEIIYKYFSITETILNEYRTRIHTD
- the pabB gene encoding aminodeoxychorismate synthase component I, whose amino-acid sequence is MELFEINITPFELFKKLHHKSGTILLESTMQHPDLSRKSIIVTDPIAIISFENGELFNYKGGGRNKITEEPLEYLKSILNQYKINEDVEDFSGGLVGYFSYDFGCSFENVRLTKPHSTLLPDFFFGVYEWGLNYDHYKKEWRISGVGDIKKAAENILVSIKNKFENYSQPFVEIPIKKNNIHSNISHNDYLSAVKRVKEYIAAGDIYQVNFSQQFSGEINLPPLAVYERLRELNPAPFSALMCVGENDWVLSSSPELFIDVQRKNVETRPIKGTIRRGKTPEEDEKLKRELFNSPKDNAELLMIVDLERNDLNRVCKPGSVNVSDLKMVETYASVHHLVANICGELRNDCDVFDLIVSAFPGGSITGAPKIRAMQIIDELEKNRRGIYTGAIGYIGFNESAKFNIAIRTMTWEKGKVTVGVGGGIVADSDPEKEYQETLHKGAAMFKALGVEVK
- a CDS encoding MBL fold metallo-hydrolase RNA specificity domain-containing protein — translated: MIKLSDTTEEIKVACEVQSFRLSSHSNREELIDVVKRLKPKTVILVHGEKDGYDWMGKEILTRFPKMRVILPEVGKEYNIGR